Proteins found in one Catenulispora sp. GP43 genomic segment:
- a CDS encoding helix-turn-helix domain-containing protein yields MDYTVLDESLIDEVAQGTPGGPDRQIRFTGYGPATAIDTDLWLRTSAYVDDVAASAGDQPLVTHAAARLLAATALSVFPNTASVEPGSADRRDAHPRMLRRAMAFLQEHASEDISAADIAAAAGTSIRAVQLAFHHHLNTTPTAYLRRIRLQHAHDDLRAANPETTTVTQIAASWGFWNPGRFAAYYRSAFGSLPADTLHNR; encoded by the coding sequence ATGGACTACACCGTCTTGGACGAGTCCCTCATCGACGAAGTCGCCCAAGGCACACCAGGCGGCCCGGACAGGCAGATCCGCTTCACCGGCTACGGCCCGGCCACCGCCATCGACACCGACTTGTGGTTGCGCACCAGCGCCTACGTCGACGACGTCGCCGCCTCGGCCGGCGACCAGCCCCTGGTGACCCACGCCGCGGCCAGACTGCTGGCAGCCACTGCGTTGAGCGTGTTCCCCAACACCGCGTCGGTCGAGCCCGGCAGCGCCGACCGGCGCGACGCGCACCCGCGCATGCTGCGCCGTGCCATGGCCTTCCTCCAAGAGCACGCCTCCGAGGACATCAGCGCCGCCGACATCGCCGCGGCAGCCGGCACCAGCATCCGCGCAGTACAGCTGGCATTCCATCACCACCTGAACACAACGCCCACCGCCTACCTGCGTCGGATACGGTTGCAACACGCCCACGACGACCTGCGAGCCGCAAACCCGGAGACCACTACCGTCACCCAGATCGCCGCCTCGTGGGGATTCTGGAACCCGGGCCGCTTCGCCGCCTATTACCGCAGCGCCTTCGGGAGCCTGCCAGCAGACACGCTTCACAACCGCTGA
- a CDS encoding STAS domain-containing protein, with translation MASQFTCTSTNNNGTAVVRPTGDVDLATVDELWLHVAYHLNPSALVVLDCSGITFFGTAGLHLIERADSAARELGGLFVLACVGECVSLLLRLADLTGTFATVPTVADAIDPLQRAKDVHGASYWTPGPDRGLATG, from the coding sequence ATGGCTAGCCAATTCACCTGTACCTCCACTAACAATAATGGCACCGCCGTAGTTCGCCCTACCGGAGATGTGGACCTGGCCACGGTCGATGAACTGTGGCTTCACGTCGCCTACCACCTGAATCCCTCGGCGCTGGTGGTCCTGGACTGTTCTGGCATCACCTTCTTCGGCACGGCCGGGCTGCACCTGATCGAGCGCGCCGACAGCGCCGCGCGGGAGCTCGGTGGCCTGTTCGTCCTCGCCTGTGTCGGCGAGTGCGTCTCGCTGCTGCTGAGGCTTGCCGACCTGACCGGCACGTTCGCGACGGTGCCGACTGTCGCTGACGCCATCGACCCGCTCCAGCGCGCAAAGGACGTTCACGGAGCCTCGTACTGGACGCCGGGACCAGACAGGGGACTGGCAACGGGGTGA
- the mscL gene encoding large conductance mechanosensitive channel protein MscL, whose protein sequence is MTGFRKFILRGNLVDLAVAVVVGSLFSSLIKQFVASFITPLLGAIGAAPNFDHLSFTIRRHAFTYGAFLTEAFSFVIAAAVMYFAIVSPFSRLIHLFDREQAATEKDCPACAMKIPVAAKRCPECTTVFDLEHSATEDAKIS, encoded by the coding sequence ATGACTGGATTCCGAAAGTTCATCCTGCGCGGCAACCTGGTCGACCTGGCTGTGGCGGTCGTCGTCGGTTCGCTGTTCAGCTCCCTGATCAAACAGTTCGTCGCATCGTTCATCACCCCGCTGCTGGGGGCGATCGGCGCCGCCCCGAACTTCGACCATCTCAGCTTCACGATCAGGCGCCACGCGTTCACCTACGGGGCGTTCCTCACCGAAGCGTTCTCGTTCGTGATAGCCGCAGCCGTGATGTACTTCGCCATCGTCTCGCCGTTCAGCCGCCTGATCCACCTCTTCGATCGCGAACAGGCGGCGACGGAGAAGGACTGTCCCGCGTGCGCCATGAAGATCCCCGTAGCGGCCAAGCGTTGTCCTGAGTGCACGACGGTCTTCGACCTGGAGCACTCCGCCACCGAGGACGCGAAGATCTCCTGA
- a CDS encoding STAS domain-containing protein — translation MPNFSCTHHTEDGTAVVTLAGEIDLAASDALWNKLSGQLENSTIVVTDCHDVTFLDSAGLQSLLRAFYRSMSTNTQFALIRPSKAVTRVLKLSGLTGVLPVFDDAAEARKRWRN, via the coding sequence ATGCCGAACTTCTCATGCACCCACCACACCGAAGACGGGACCGCGGTGGTCACACTGGCCGGCGAGATCGACCTCGCCGCCTCCGACGCGTTGTGGAACAAGCTGTCCGGCCAGCTGGAAAACTCCACCATTGTGGTCACTGACTGCCACGACGTCACCTTCCTGGACTCGGCAGGCCTTCAGTCGCTGCTGCGGGCCTTCTACCGCTCCATGAGTACGAACACGCAGTTCGCGCTGATCAGACCCTCCAAGGCGGTAACCCGCGTGCTGAAGCTATCCGGACTGACAGGCGTGTTGCCGGTCTTCGACGACGCCGCGGAGGCTCGCAAGCGGTGGAGGAACTGA
- a CDS encoding Hsp20/alpha crystallin family protein yields MLMRTDPFRDLDRIATQLLGTTAAGTWTRPNPMPLDAWRADGEFVVCFDLPGVSLDAIDIDIERNVLTVKAERRPTTTGEVEMQVCERPLGVFSRQLFLGDTLDSENIKADYDAGVLTLRIPISEKAKPRKVAITANGKKAINA; encoded by the coding sequence ATGTTGATGCGCACCGACCCGTTCCGTGACCTGGACCGCATCGCCACCCAGCTGCTCGGGACCACCGCCGCGGGCACGTGGACCCGCCCGAACCCGATGCCCCTGGACGCCTGGCGCGCGGACGGCGAGTTCGTGGTCTGCTTCGACCTGCCCGGCGTGTCCCTGGACGCGATCGACATCGACATCGAGCGCAACGTGCTGACCGTCAAGGCCGAACGCCGCCCCACCACCACCGGCGAGGTCGAGATGCAGGTCTGCGAACGGCCCCTCGGGGTGTTCTCCCGACAGCTGTTCCTCGGCGACACCTTGGACTCGGAGAACATCAAGGCCGACTACGACGCCGGCGTGCTCACCCTGCGCATCCCCATCTCGGAGAAGGCCAAGCCCCGCAAGGTCGCCATCACCGCCAACGGCAAGAAGGCGATCAACGCCTGA
- a CDS encoding VIT1/CCC1 transporter family protein codes for MRTGTESDADRVRHWRELLASERDAEALYSRLAEAESGERRKIFEELAGIEHKHAAHWTAKLRDAGAEVPPPGRPSLRTRVLSAAARRLSTQTILPMIERAERADAGVYDRDPDAAPGMAADERGHARTLAKLIEGGKPDPRRQIEHREGWHRGDRSGALRAGVFGVSDGLVSNTALVMGFAGSGSSHSAILLAGIAGLLAGSFSMAAGEFVSMSSQREMYEREISLEAQELEENPEEEQAELVLLYRAKGLGRTEAEAVAERIMADRSVALDTLAREELGLDPEALGSPWSAAVSSLLAFALGAFVVVLPYLIGAGTAALATAITLAILAMFAVGAGIGALNGRSALRSGLRQVLVGVLAAGVTFAAGRAIGTSVS; via the coding sequence ATGAGGACGGGTACTGAGTCAGATGCCGACCGAGTGCGGCATTGGCGGGAACTCCTCGCCAGCGAGCGGGACGCCGAGGCGCTGTACTCGCGGCTTGCCGAAGCCGAGTCGGGTGAGCGGCGCAAGATCTTCGAAGAGCTCGCCGGCATCGAGCACAAGCACGCGGCCCACTGGACGGCGAAGCTGCGCGACGCCGGCGCTGAGGTGCCGCCGCCGGGACGGCCCAGCCTGCGCACCAGAGTCCTCAGCGCGGCGGCGCGGCGGCTGTCCACACAGACCATCCTGCCGATGATCGAGCGCGCTGAACGGGCCGATGCCGGGGTCTACGACCGGGACCCCGACGCCGCCCCGGGCATGGCCGCGGACGAACGCGGCCACGCCCGCACCCTGGCCAAGCTCATCGAGGGCGGCAAACCCGATCCGCGCCGGCAGATCGAGCACCGCGAGGGCTGGCACCGCGGCGACCGATCGGGGGCGCTTCGCGCGGGGGTGTTCGGCGTCAGCGACGGTCTGGTCTCGAACACCGCGTTGGTCATGGGATTCGCCGGCTCCGGCTCCTCGCACAGCGCGATCCTGCTGGCCGGCATCGCCGGACTGCTGGCCGGATCGTTCTCGATGGCGGCGGGCGAGTTCGTCTCGATGTCGAGCCAGCGCGAGATGTACGAGCGCGAGATCTCCCTCGAAGCCCAGGAGCTCGAGGAGAACCCGGAAGAGGAGCAGGCCGAACTCGTCCTGCTCTACCGGGCCAAGGGCCTGGGCCGGACCGAGGCCGAAGCCGTCGCCGAACGCATCATGGCCGACCGGAGCGTGGCACTGGACACCCTGGCCCGCGAGGAACTCGGCCTGGACCCGGAGGCCCTCGGCTCGCCGTGGTCAGCGGCGGTCTCCAGCCTCCTGGCCTTCGCGCTCGGAGCCTTCGTCGTGGTCCTGCCCTATCTGATCGGCGCGGGCACGGCCGCCCTGGCGACCGCCATCACCCTGGCCATACTGGCGATGTTCGCCGTGGGCGCGGGGATCGGCGCGCTCAACGGACGTTCGGCACTGCGTTCAGGTCTGCGGCAGGTACTGGTCGGGGTGCTCGCTGCGGGCGTCACCTTCGCTGCCGGCCGCGCGATCGGCACCTCGGTGTCCTGA
- a CDS encoding TetR/AcrR family transcriptional regulator produces MTSTGPPSQVTASTQANPVESGPSVPRRPGRPRSERARQSVLRATWELLSEVGLRAMTTDRIAERSGVSKATIYKWWPSKYAVAVDAFLSEMSATAPAPDAGSALEDFRLTLRGLMRFYAGASGGVFAQLVAEAQTDPAVAAELRDHLVAERRAMVAPTWDRGVARGELSADLDPDVGLDLIFGPAMYRLMAGHAPLTDDAADAIVEAAMRGLAPKPRQGQGQGPAAQTQARRQA; encoded by the coding sequence GTGACCAGTACCGGGCCGCCCTCCCAGGTGACGGCGTCGACTCAGGCGAACCCGGTCGAGTCGGGGCCCTCCGTACCCCGGCGGCCAGGCCGGCCCCGCAGCGAGCGGGCCCGGCAGTCCGTGCTGCGGGCGACCTGGGAATTGCTGTCCGAGGTCGGGCTGCGGGCGATGACGACGGACCGGATCGCCGAGCGCAGCGGGGTGAGCAAGGCGACGATCTACAAGTGGTGGCCGAGTAAGTACGCGGTCGCGGTGGATGCGTTCTTGTCGGAGATGTCCGCCACGGCGCCGGCGCCGGACGCCGGTTCGGCGCTGGAGGACTTCCGGCTGACGCTGCGAGGGCTGATGCGGTTCTACGCCGGGGCGAGCGGAGGGGTGTTCGCCCAACTGGTCGCCGAAGCGCAGACCGATCCGGCGGTCGCCGCCGAACTGCGCGACCACCTGGTCGCCGAGCGCCGGGCCATGGTCGCGCCGACCTGGGACCGCGGGGTCGCCCGCGGCGAGCTGTCCGCGGACCTCGACCCCGACGTGGGACTGGATCTGATCTTCGGCCCGGCGATGTACCGGCTGATGGCCGGGCACGCCCCACTGACGGACGACGCGGCGGACGCGATCGTGGAGGCGGCGATGCGCGGCCTCGCCCCGAAGCCGCGCCAGGGACAGGGACAGGGACCGGCTGCTCAGACACAAGCGCGCCGGCAGGCGTGA
- a CDS encoding NAD(P)-dependent oxidoreductase, producing MGNVRPRRTTPRSGGTAPLRRGCERVREPLSREDTTMTTIGFVGLGAMGGRLAGRLVAAGHEVYGTNRTPSKAAELVERGLRWRDTPREVAESAEVVFSMVTDDGALDSVATGPDGILAGLAEGEVYVDMSTVSPRASRDLARRVRSLGARMLDAPVSGSVPAAEEGSLAIMVGGPREAFEAVEPLLRQLGSTVTHIGDNGHGLLLKLAVNISLGAQTLAFSEGLLLAERGGIDPELAAEVMTGSAIGSPAMKARAPLMLDLPQQAWFDVQLMQKDIGLALEAGDELGVPLPAAHSTDEALAEARKQGYGGRDIAALFQVLERMGNGPDGAVSVNDKAGEHR from the coding sequence ATGGGCAACGTGCGTCCCAGGAGAACCACCCCTCGCAGCGGCGGAACTGCACCTCTTCGACGAGGATGTGAACGAGTTCGAGAGCCGCTGAGCCGAGAGGACACCACGATGACCACGATCGGATTCGTCGGTCTCGGAGCGATGGGCGGCCGGCTGGCCGGCCGCCTGGTCGCCGCGGGCCACGAGGTATACGGCACCAACCGCACGCCGTCGAAGGCGGCGGAGCTCGTCGAGCGCGGCCTGCGATGGCGCGACACGCCCCGCGAGGTGGCCGAGTCGGCGGAAGTCGTCTTCAGCATGGTGACCGACGACGGTGCGCTGGACAGCGTCGCGACCGGCCCGGACGGGATCCTGGCCGGCCTCGCCGAGGGCGAGGTCTACGTCGACATGAGCACCGTCAGCCCGCGGGCCAGCCGCGATCTGGCACGACGGGTGCGCTCGCTCGGCGCGCGCATGCTGGACGCCCCGGTCTCCGGCAGCGTCCCCGCCGCCGAGGAGGGCAGCCTGGCCATCATGGTCGGCGGCCCGCGGGAGGCCTTCGAAGCCGTGGAGCCGCTGCTGCGACAGCTCGGCAGCACGGTCACCCACATCGGTGACAACGGTCACGGGCTTCTGCTGAAACTCGCCGTCAACATCAGCCTCGGAGCCCAGACGCTCGCCTTCAGCGAGGGCCTGCTGCTCGCCGAGCGCGGCGGTATCGACCCGGAACTGGCCGCCGAGGTGATGACGGGCAGCGCGATCGGCTCCCCGGCCATGAAGGCGCGCGCCCCGCTCATGCTGGATCTCCCCCAGCAGGCCTGGTTCGACGTGCAGCTGATGCAGAAGGACATCGGCCTGGCTCTGGAGGCCGGCGACGAACTCGGTGTGCCACTGCCCGCGGCGCACAGCACGGACGAAGCCCTGGCCGAGGCGCGCAAGCAAGGCTATGGCGGGCGTGACATCGCCGCACTCTTCCAGGTGCTGGAACGGATGGGCAACGGGCCTGACGGCGCGGTTTCCGTCAACGACAAAGCAGGTGAGCACCGGTGA
- a CDS encoding YbhB/YbcL family Raf kinase inhibitor-like protein, whose product MKISKLRTTAAAVALGLGVGAAYTFGAGSAAASGASAAAGDHGGPSRHHDLPNPYEFLPKVPSFRAYSTTAHNGHPLPLAQWSGIFGVPGGKDISPELSWYGFPKQTKSFVVSMYDPEAPTQAGFFHWIVENIPATTTSLPENAGTLDSTTLPSGAIQLEGDAGMDRYIGAAPPVGSGIHDYYITITALDEPTTGLGATTSGALLNFEIDSHTIARASLVFPTVAPAK is encoded by the coding sequence ATGAAGATCAGCAAACTGAGGACCACCGCTGCCGCCGTGGCTCTCGGGCTCGGCGTGGGCGCCGCCTACACCTTCGGCGCCGGCAGCGCCGCCGCGAGCGGCGCGTCGGCCGCCGCCGGGGACCACGGCGGCCCGTCCCGCCACCACGACCTGCCGAACCCGTACGAGTTCCTGCCGAAGGTGCCCTCTTTCAGGGCATACAGCACCACCGCGCACAACGGCCACCCGCTGCCGCTCGCGCAGTGGTCGGGCATCTTCGGAGTACCCGGCGGCAAGGACATCTCGCCGGAGCTGTCCTGGTACGGCTTCCCCAAGCAGACCAAGAGCTTCGTGGTCTCGATGTACGACCCGGAGGCGCCGACCCAGGCCGGCTTCTTCCACTGGATCGTCGAGAACATCCCGGCCACCACCACCAGCCTGCCGGAGAACGCGGGCACACTCGACTCCACCACCCTGCCCAGCGGAGCAATCCAGCTCGAAGGCGACGCCGGCATGGACCGCTACATCGGCGCGGCCCCGCCGGTCGGCTCCGGCATCCACGACTACTACATCACCATCACCGCCCTCGACGAGCCCACCACCGGACTCGGCGCGACTACCAGCGGCGCCCTGCTCAACTTCGAGATCGACAGCCACACCATCGCCCGGGCCTCGCTGGTCTTCCCGACCGTGGCCCCGGCGAAGTAG
- a CDS encoding LysR family transcriptional regulator, with protein MSVSLRQLEYFITVVDEGSFTRAAEVLGMSQPGLSHQIQALERELGGPLLERLPRQVRLTPAGRTALPHARASLAHAQRASSAARRASGVETGELHVGTLYSISTGVLPGALRTWRREYPELQVHLVEFPHTNELIAAMEAGAADVAVGPTPPDWDGPCRTIGVEEFVIAAAPDALPYPDGAQVPMVDLAQQEWVHYTARSGLSDILNAACGQAGFTPKLSVRTEQSASALSLARAGIGLALLPGNIVPRHFDGALLRPDPPVLRPLSVYTRVRPDPITAAFVSAISVETLVTPTHITDRLGPPTR; from the coding sequence ATGTCAGTTTCCCTGCGCCAACTCGAGTACTTCATCACCGTCGTCGACGAGGGCTCGTTCACCCGCGCCGCGGAAGTGCTCGGCATGAGCCAGCCGGGCCTGTCCCACCAGATCCAGGCCCTGGAACGCGAGCTCGGCGGGCCGCTGCTGGAACGCCTGCCGCGCCAGGTCCGGCTGACTCCAGCCGGCCGCACCGCCCTGCCACACGCTCGGGCGAGCCTGGCCCACGCGCAACGTGCCTCCAGCGCCGCCCGCCGGGCATCCGGCGTGGAGACCGGCGAACTGCACGTGGGGACCCTCTACTCAATCAGCACCGGGGTGTTGCCCGGGGCGCTGCGTACCTGGCGGCGTGAGTACCCCGAACTCCAAGTCCACCTGGTCGAGTTTCCCCACACCAACGAGCTGATCGCGGCGATGGAGGCCGGAGCCGCCGACGTCGCGGTCGGTCCCACCCCGCCGGACTGGGACGGGCCCTGCCGGACGATCGGCGTCGAAGAGTTCGTCATCGCCGCGGCTCCCGACGCCCTGCCCTATCCCGACGGCGCGCAAGTCCCGATGGTCGATCTCGCACAGCAGGAGTGGGTGCACTACACCGCACGCAGCGGCTTGTCCGACATCCTCAACGCCGCCTGCGGGCAAGCCGGCTTCACTCCCAAGCTCTCGGTGCGCACCGAGCAGAGTGCGTCCGCGCTCAGCCTGGCCCGCGCGGGGATCGGCCTGGCCCTGCTGCCCGGAAACATCGTCCCCAGGCACTTCGACGGCGCCCTGCTGCGCCCCGACCCGCCCGTTCTGCGACCCCTGTCGGTGTACACCAGAGTGCGCCCCGACCCGATCACCGCGGCCTTCGTCTCCGCGATCTCAGTCGAAACCCTCGTCACCCCGACCCACATCACCGATCGACTCGGTCCGCCGACACGGTAG
- a CDS encoding alpha/beta family hydrolase has translation MSDRANSMADTGPAMEFVPTPVGAAGITWYPAPGPPRAVALLGHGTATGVEAADLQALAAALPARGVSVALVTQPYRMNRTRDGSDEPSLDTAWRAVWPIAADLGVPVISGGRSAGSQVACRTAERLGAHAVLALAYPLLGPGSSRELLATGRPTLVLQGTRDPFGRPEQFPALPAEIELVEIAGANHTFGTPDGTAHPETMALITATASQWIERQLART, from the coding sequence ATGAGTGACCGGGCGAATTCGATGGCTGACACCGGGCCGGCGATGGAATTCGTGCCCACCCCCGTCGGCGCGGCAGGAATCACCTGGTACCCCGCACCCGGCCCGCCGCGCGCTGTGGCCCTGCTCGGCCACGGCACAGCCACCGGAGTGGAGGCAGCAGACCTGCAAGCACTCGCCGCCGCCCTACCGGCCCGGGGAGTCAGCGTCGCGCTGGTGACCCAGCCGTACCGGATGAACCGCACCCGCGACGGCTCCGACGAGCCGTCGCTCGACACGGCCTGGCGGGCCGTCTGGCCGATCGCCGCCGACCTGGGCGTCCCCGTCATCTCCGGTGGCCGCAGCGCCGGATCCCAAGTGGCCTGCCGCACCGCCGAACGACTCGGCGCGCACGCCGTACTCGCCCTGGCCTATCCGCTGCTTGGACCCGGCAGCTCCCGAGAACTGCTTGCGACTGGCCGACCCACCCTTGTCCTGCAGGGCACGCGCGACCCCTTCGGCCGCCCCGAGCAGTTCCCGGCCTTGCCGGCCGAGATCGAACTCGTCGAGATCGCCGGCGCGAACCACACCTTCGGCACCCCCGACGGCACTGCCCACCCGGAGACGATGGCCCTCATCACCGCCACGGCATCTCAGTGGATCGAGCGACAGCTGGCACGGACCTGA
- a CDS encoding class II aldolase/adducin family protein, translating into MTNTIDIDAARKLANYKGDDAVQTSNYATGFPSVKDVVSPEEWQARVDLAACYRLVDLYGMSDLTYNHITVRVPGTDTFLINLYGLLYKEVTASSLAKVDLDGNVVWKPEGTDYGVNAAGYVIHSAVHAARDDIDAVIHTHSVAGMAVASMKSGLLPLSQHSMRFSGHLAYHDYEGPALSEQEKKTLVADLGEHRAMILRNHGLLVGGPTIAEAFNLLYQLEISCRAQVAALAAGHDAVQTPSREVVDLTAHIFAPGTIRRYGLLEWPAMLRRVEAESVNSPYPYYAS; encoded by the coding sequence ATGACGAACACGATCGACATCGACGCCGCGCGCAAGCTGGCCAACTACAAGGGCGACGACGCCGTGCAGACGTCGAACTACGCGACCGGCTTCCCGAGCGTCAAGGACGTCGTCAGCCCCGAGGAGTGGCAGGCGCGCGTCGACCTGGCCGCGTGCTACCGGCTGGTCGACCTTTACGGGATGAGTGACCTGACCTACAACCACATCACCGTGCGCGTGCCCGGCACGGACACGTTCCTGATCAACCTCTACGGCCTGCTGTACAAGGAGGTCACCGCCTCCAGCCTGGCCAAGGTCGACCTCGACGGCAACGTCGTGTGGAAGCCGGAGGGCACCGACTACGGCGTCAACGCCGCCGGCTACGTCATCCACAGCGCCGTGCACGCCGCACGCGACGACATCGACGCGGTCATCCACACCCACAGCGTCGCCGGCATGGCGGTGGCCTCGATGAAGTCCGGACTGCTGCCGTTGAGCCAGCATTCGATGCGCTTCAGCGGTCATCTGGCCTACCACGACTACGAGGGCCCGGCCCTTAGCGAGCAGGAGAAGAAGACGCTGGTCGCCGACCTCGGCGAGCACCGAGCCATGATCCTGCGCAACCACGGCCTGCTGGTGGGCGGTCCGACCATCGCCGAGGCGTTCAACCTGCTCTACCAGCTGGAGATCTCCTGCCGGGCCCAGGTCGCGGCGCTGGCCGCCGGGCACGATGCGGTGCAGACCCCGTCGCGGGAGGTCGTCGACCTCACCGCGCACATCTTCGCTCCGGGCACGATCCGCCGGTACGGCCTGCTGGAGTGGCCGGCGATGCTGCGGCGCGTCGAGGCGGAGAGCGTCAACAGCCCCTACCCGTACTACGCGAGCTGA
- a CDS encoding amidohydrolase, whose amino-acid sequence MTMQTDIDRDILCPGPDPEPRPPTRIRLPRGSVDTHSHVIGTDFIAQRSYTPPAAPAADYLHMLDATGMTYGVLIQISVHGADSTVMLDALKAHRDRLRGVAVVAPDVADVELGRLADAGAVGLRLNTLSGGGFGFDHIDRYEAICAELGWHLQLLTDTRRLEEVASRISRVSVPVVVDHLGDVDVGGGLDQPGWKLLVDLVRDGVWMKLSGAFRLSTAPGYTDTIPFARQLVDAAPDRCVWGSDWPHVGFFGRMPNVGELLDLLADWVPDPATREAVLTTNAHRLYAFPAAVATA is encoded by the coding sequence ATGACGATGCAGACCGACATCGATCGCGACATCCTGTGCCCCGGTCCCGACCCGGAACCCCGTCCGCCGACCCGCATTCGGCTTCCGCGTGGTTCGGTCGACACGCACTCCCATGTGATCGGCACTGACTTCATCGCGCAGCGCAGCTACACTCCGCCCGCCGCGCCGGCCGCGGACTACCTGCACATGCTCGATGCCACCGGTATGACCTACGGCGTGCTGATCCAGATCAGCGTGCACGGCGCGGACAGCACCGTGATGCTCGACGCGCTCAAGGCGCACCGCGACCGGCTGCGGGGCGTCGCGGTGGTCGCGCCGGACGTGGCAGACGTCGAACTCGGCCGGCTGGCCGACGCGGGCGCCGTGGGTCTGCGCTTGAACACGCTGTCCGGCGGCGGTTTCGGCTTCGACCACATCGACCGCTACGAGGCGATCTGCGCCGAGCTCGGCTGGCATCTGCAGCTGCTCACCGACACCCGCCGGCTTGAGGAGGTAGCGTCGCGGATCTCTCGGGTGAGTGTGCCGGTGGTCGTCGACCACCTCGGTGACGTCGACGTGGGCGGCGGGCTGGACCAGCCTGGCTGGAAGCTGCTGGTCGACTTGGTGCGTGACGGAGTCTGGATGAAGCTGTCCGGCGCGTTCCGGCTCTCCACAGCCCCCGGCTACACCGACACCATCCCGTTCGCACGGCAGCTCGTCGATGCCGCGCCGGATCGTTGCGTGTGGGGCTCGGACTGGCCGCACGTCGGATTCTTCGGCCGCATGCCGAACGTCGGCGAACTGCTCGACCTGCTCGCCGACTGGGTGCCGGATCCGGCCACCCGGGAGGCGGTGCTCACCACCAACGCGCACCGCCTGTACGCCTTCCCCGCCGCGGTGGCGACAGCATGA
- a CDS encoding PrpF domain-containing protein, which produces MDLRVRLLFMNRLHESIAGSGSICLAAASRVPGSVVAGIAAVRRPGELLIGHPSGVTPAKVQARLEGGSAVFGVLGFSRTARRLMAGSAYLPPF; this is translated from the coding sequence ATGGACCTGAGGGTCCGGCTGCTGTTCATGAACCGTCTCCACGAATCCATCGCCGGGTCCGGCTCGATCTGCCTGGCTGCCGCCTCCCGCGTGCCCGGCTCCGTCGTCGCGGGCATCGCCGCCGTGCGGCGGCCGGGCGAACTGCTGATCGGCCACCCCTCGGGCGTCACTCCGGCGAAGGTCCAGGCGCGCCTCGAAGGCGGCTCGGCGGTGTTCGGCGTCCTCGGGTTCAGCCGTACCGCGCGCCGGTTGATGGCCGGCAGCGCCTACCTGCCGCCCTTCTGA
- a CDS encoding nuclear transport factor 2 family protein encodes MTVKEDADTNTATRRAAAQHAVAEHLRLTAAGRTEEWVKLFAPDAVLEFPYAPVGVPQRITGRDALFEHMTHFPETFDVEFVDLVFHETVDPSLAIAEFRSTGTALPTGKPYEQTCISVVRIDDNALITHYLDYWNPLVAIEALTPGHVPSAPDRSVAFGG; translated from the coding sequence ATGACCGTCAAGGAAGACGCCGACACCAACACCGCCACCCGCCGTGCCGCCGCCCAGCACGCCGTAGCCGAGCACCTGCGCCTCACCGCCGCGGGACGCACCGAGGAGTGGGTGAAGCTGTTCGCCCCGGATGCGGTGCTCGAGTTCCCGTACGCGCCGGTCGGCGTGCCCCAACGGATAACCGGGCGGGACGCGCTGTTCGAGCACATGACCCACTTTCCCGAGACCTTCGATGTGGAATTCGTCGACCTGGTGTTCCACGAGACCGTCGATCCGAGCCTCGCGATCGCCGAATTCCGCTCGACCGGCACCGCACTGCCCACCGGTAAGCCATACGAGCAGACCTGCATCTCCGTCGTCCGGATCGACGACAACGCGCTCATCACCCACTACCTGGACTACTGGAACCCGCTCGTGGCGATCGAGGCGCTGACACCCGGCCACGTCCCCTCCGCCCCCGACCGCAGCGTGGCTTTTGGAGGCTGA